A single region of the Halarcobacter mediterraneus genome encodes:
- a CDS encoding TIGR00282 family metallophosphoesterase has product MKIGFIGDIVGRPGRKIIKQYLENIKKEYEIDVIIANAENASHGFGLTIKNCQELLNCGIDIITGGNHSFDKKKDMITLLETSNVLRPDNYPKTVPGSGIKVLNIKNEKLAVINLMGQFSMPTVENPFNWAIKLIQELKEQNIKNIFIDFHGEATSEKRIIFMMLKGLVSGICGTHTHVSTDDLQVIEGTAYLTDIGLTGCRDNVIGMDSKIPIEKATTGLGGHFSIPNSCKSILQMMVIDMEDGKAVDCYKLKKYCDKPDIIKTEAIFD; this is encoded by the coding sequence TTGAAAATTGGATTTATAGGGGATATTGTAGGAAGACCTGGTAGAAAAATTATAAAACAATATTTAGAAAATATTAAAAAAGAGTATGAAATTGATGTAATAATTGCAAATGCTGAAAATGCTAGTCATGGTTTTGGTCTTACTATAAAAAACTGTCAAGAACTTTTAAATTGTGGAATTGATATTATAACAGGAGGAAATCACTCTTTTGATAAAAAGAAAGATATGATTACTTTACTTGAAACTTCTAATGTCTTAAGACCTGACAATTATCCAAAAACTGTACCTGGTTCTGGAATAAAAGTACTTAATATAAAAAATGAAAAACTTGCAGTGATAAATCTTATGGGACAATTTTCTATGCCTACAGTTGAAAACCCTTTTAATTGGGCAATAAAATTAATTCAAGAATTAAAAGAACAAAATATCAAAAATATTTTTATAGATTTTCACGGTGAAGCAACAAGTGAAAAAAGAATTATTTTTATGATGTTAAAAGGATTGGTAAGTGGAATTTGTGGAACACACACTCATGTAAGTACTGATGATTTACAAGTTATAGAAGGGACAGCATATTTAACAGATATTGGACTTACAGGTTGTAGAGACAATGTAATTGGGATGGATAGTAAAATACCAATTGAAAAAGCAACTACTGGACTTGGAGGGCATTTTTCAATTCCAAATTCTTGCAAATCAATACTTCAAATGATGGTTATTGATATGGAAGATGGAAAAGCAGTTGATTGTTATAAGCTAAAAAAATATTGTGATAAACCAGATATTATAAAAACAGAGGCTATTTTTGACTAA
- a CDS encoding PAS domain-containing protein has protein sequence MAAGQETVLDEYAFLVSETDEKGIIRFANDDFCKIAEYSLEELVGNPHNMVRHKEMPKKAFKSLWETVQRGETWTGYVKNATKTGGYYWVFATVYPFESCDGSKGYLSCRRKPSNEEISNVEKLYAKWILEEGE, from the coding sequence ATGGCAGCAGGACAAGAGACAGTATTAGATGAATACGCATTTTTAGTTAGTGAGACAGATGAAAAAGGTATAATAAGATTTGCAAATGATGATTTTTGTAAAATAGCAGAATATAGTCTAGAAGAGTTAGTAGGGAATCCCCATAATATGGTAAGACATAAAGAAATGCCAAAAAAAGCATTTAAAAGCTTGTGGGAAACAGTACAAAGAGGAGAAACTTGGACAGGATACGTAAAGAATGCAACAAAAACAGGAGGGTACTATTGGGTATTTGCAACAGTATACCCATTTGAGAGTTGTGATGGATCTAAAGGATATTTATCTTGTAGAAGAAAACCATCTAATGAAGAAATTTCTAATGTTGAAAAGCTTTATGCTAAATGGATTTTAGAAGAAGGAGAATAA
- a CDS encoding 3-methyladenine DNA glycosylase produces the protein MTKEKVEISDSFDLLKYLKEQNLLVNHPEFWWPSQNSFEIFLGAILTQNTKWENVEKSLWNLREKNLLSLVAIKEVDLDSFILAITPSGFKNQKSVRIKKIVSNILEQFESFESFCENVSKDWLLEQKGIGLETADAILCYACNQEFMVVDKYTQKLVASFGYEFESYEDLQAWCEYGINENLDKIFKLYKYEISLNKLYCRFHGKIVEYMKIKNKQSNKGKK, from the coding sequence TTGACTAAAGAAAAAGTAGAAATATCAGATAGTTTTGATTTATTAAAGTATTTAAAAGAGCAAAATTTACTAGTAAATCATCCAGAGTTTTGGTGGCCAAGTCAAAACTCCTTTGAAATATTTTTAGGTGCAATCTTAACTCAAAATACAAAATGGGAAAATGTAGAAAAATCTTTATGGAATCTAAGAGAAAAAAATCTTTTATCTTTAGTAGCTATAAAAGAAGTAGACTTAGATAGCTTTATTTTAGCAATTACTCCAAGTGGTTTTAAAAATCAAAAGTCTGTAAGAATAAAAAAAATAGTTTCAAATATTTTAGAGCAATTTGAAAGCTTTGAATCTTTTTGTGAAAACGTTAGTAAAGATTGGCTTTTAGAGCAAAAAGGAATAGGGCTTGAAACAGCAGATGCAATACTTTGTTATGCTTGCAATCAAGAGTTTATGGTTGTAGATAAATATACACAAAAGTTAGTTGCTTCTTTTGGTTATGAGTTTGAAAGCTATGAGGATTTACAAGCTTGGTGTGAATATGGAATTAATGAAAATTTAGATAAAATATTTAAACTTTACAAATATGAAATATCACTTAATAAACTATATTGCCGATTTCATGGTAAGATTGTTGAGTATATGAAAATAAAAAATAAACAATCTAATAAGGGAAAAAAATGA
- a CDS encoding response regulator, which produces MEEKIERLRLMKLLFVEDEEDLIDIISDTLNKLNVQYLTASNGEEALKIIDDNPDITMIITDINMPVMNGLDMIKELKNKKINTPIIVMSAHTELEYINKAKELGVKDYLLKPFDFIKFINLIIELDESN; this is translated from the coding sequence ATGGAAGAAAAAATTGAAAGATTAAGATTAATGAAACTTCTCTTTGTAGAAGATGAAGAAGATTTGATTGATATAATTTCAGACACATTAAATAAGTTAAATGTACAATATTTAACAGCTTCAAATGGTGAAGAAGCTTTAAAAATAATTGATGATAATCCAGATATTACAATGATTATAACAGATATAAATATGCCTGTAATGAATGGTTTAGATATGATTAAAGAGTTGAAAAATAAAAAAATTAATACTCCCATAATTGTAATGTCTGCCCACACAGAATTAGAATATATTAATAAAGCAAAAGAATTAGGAGTAAAGGATTATTTACTTAAACCTTTTGATTTTATAAAATTTATTAATCTAATAATAGAATTAGATGAAAGTAATTAA
- a CDS encoding PAS domain-containing sensor histidine kinase: MKVQFSFKLFLAFILFSILLFCAGIFLSYKTFQVKIEQSRINSFINKSNFFEKELKKIVHINNNILISISKSNSFKDEHIDSLFKEIKVLMLSNENIVDLKIIKKDGKKILSLEQNNKEIKEKPLSLSPRIYYYLNSEQIKKNELFFTEPYLKSLNNEVVMPIKPLIDFVLKTDSKIIFLSFNIDDFIKSINKMKYLIDKDLNIIYDSTGINSWSYYYNPDLNIRSVVEGFSNKIFKKSFSFTNKYYFKQIFIKNLHYFTLVDANEKTSLKSFFFENKDSFYSIFFLMAMISFILSMLFTTPLSSINRKLESEKDLLTDSIKRNNLILNDSLELLNQHVMFIKFDSNFVITDVSNYFSRVSGFQKEELIGQNYTSILNKYSIKIFNAEISYILKNTGTWSGELISIKKMSSDYWVKSNIQSDVDENDNIIGYTEIRSDITDNKRIERLYNDLNYQIEQLNAIVQNANSGIALLDLNGNFRRFNEAFYKLLNYNENEVVEKTILDLVDSSSIELLEKIMKEVKEFGSISNLELVFQSKNFEEVHLDVSLKVLPDKKNIVMVVNSLEDKRKLQELNQNLEQRVEEEVKKNMEKDKLHQEEQIKNAKLTSIGTLSAGITHEINTPLTYLKGNFEMLIMDIEDLEDNPMKEDMLINCEKITEAINRIAVIVESMREMSQTSTETKEKANIFATLFTSLTMAYNVSKQVSKVYLNNKEFTPTSIDKNDFKIYAKVQKQRLEQVWIIIINNALDELKNNKEYEERKLDITVFEEKDEVVVKFCDNAGGIKEDIIDNIFEPFVSSKTHSGMGVGLNIAKKIIDEQEGKILAYNSLNGAIFEIRLKSQE; this comes from the coding sequence TTGAAAGTTCAGTTTTCTTTTAAGTTATTTTTAGCATTTATTCTATTTTCAATTTTACTATTTTGTGCAGGAATATTTCTTTCATATAAAACATTTCAAGTAAAAATAGAACAAAGTCGTATTAATAGTTTTATTAATAAAAGTAATTTTTTTGAGAAAGAATTAAAAAAAATTGTGCATATTAATAATAATATATTGATTTCCATTTCAAAAAGTAATTCTTTTAAAGATGAACATATAGATAGTTTATTTAAAGAAATTAAAGTATTAATGTTAAGTAATGAAAATATTGTAGATTTAAAGATTATTAAAAAAGATGGAAAAAAAATCTTAAGTTTAGAACAAAATAATAAAGAAATTAAAGAAAAACCTTTATCTTTGAGTCCCAGAATTTATTATTATTTAAACTCAGAACAAATTAAAAAAAATGAACTTTTTTTTACTGAACCTTATTTAAAAAGTTTGAATAATGAAGTTGTCATGCCAATAAAACCTTTAATTGATTTTGTTTTAAAAACTGATTCTAAAATAATTTTTCTCTCTTTTAATATTGATGACTTTATTAAATCAATTAATAAAATGAAATATTTAATAGACAAAGATTTAAATATAATTTATGATAGTACAGGAATAAATAGTTGGTCTTATTATTATAATCCTGATTTAAATATAAGAAGTGTAGTGGAAGGGTTCAGTAATAAGATTTTTAAAAAAAGTTTTTCTTTTACAAATAAGTATTATTTTAAACAAATTTTTATTAAAAATCTACACTATTTTACTCTTGTTGATGCAAATGAAAAAACTAGTCTAAAAAGTTTTTTCTTTGAAAATAAAGACTCATTTTATAGCATCTTCTTTCTAATGGCAATGATATCTTTTATTTTATCTATGTTATTTACAACTCCTTTATCTAGTATTAATAGAAAACTTGAAAGTGAAAAAGATTTATTAACAGATTCTATAAAAAGAAATAATCTGATATTAAATGATAGCTTAGAACTTTTAAATCAACATGTAATGTTTATAAAATTTGATTCTAATTTTGTTATTACAGATGTAAGTAATTATTTTAGTAGAGTTTCAGGCTTTCAAAAAGAAGAACTTATTGGTCAAAACTATACTAGTATTTTAAATAAATATAGTATTAAAATTTTCAATGCTGAAATATCATATATTTTAAAAAATACAGGAACATGGAGTGGTGAATTAATAAGTATTAAAAAAATGTCTAGTGATTACTGGGTTAAATCAAATATTCAATCAGATGTAGATGAAAATGATAATATCATAGGATATACTGAGATTAGAAGTGATATTACTGATAACAAAAGAATAGAAAGATTATATAATGACTTAAATTATCAAATTGAACAATTAAATGCAATTGTTCAAAATGCAAATAGTGGAATAGCTTTACTTGATTTAAATGGTAACTTCAGAAGATTTAATGAAGCCTTTTATAAACTTCTTAATTATAATGAGAATGAAGTTGTTGAAAAAACGATTTTAGATTTAGTAGATAGTAGTAGCATAGAACTTTTAGAAAAAATCATGAAAGAAGTAAAAGAGTTTGGTTCTATTTCTAATTTAGAGTTAGTATTTCAGTCTAAAAATTTTGAAGAAGTTCATTTAGATGTTTCATTGAAAGTATTACCTGATAAAAAAAATATAGTAATGGTTGTAAACTCTTTAGAAGATAAAAGAAAACTACAAGAATTAAATCAAAATCTTGAACAAAGAGTTGAAGAAGAAGTTAAGAAAAATATGGAAAAAGATAAACTTCACCAAGAAGAACAAATAAAAAATGCAAAATTAACTTCAATAGGGACTTTATCTGCTGGAATTACTCATGAAATCAATACTCCATTAACTTATTTAAAAGGTAATTTTGAAATGTTAATTATGGATATTGAAGATTTAGAAGATAATCCTATGAAAGAAGATATGCTTATTAATTGTGAAAAGATTACAGAAGCAATTAATAGAATTGCAGTAATTGTTGAATCAATGAGAGAAATGTCTCAAACTTCTACTGAAACAAAAGAAAAAGCAAATATTTTTGCTACTTTATTTACTTCTTTAACTATGGCATATAATGTTTCCAAACAAGTATCAAAAGTTTATTTAAATAATAAAGAGTTTACTCCCACAAGTATTGATAAAAATGATTTTAAGATTTATGCAAAAGTTCAAAAACAAAGACTTGAACAAGTTTGGATTATCATAATCAACAATGCTTTAGATGAATTAAAAAATAATAAAGAATATGAAGAAAGAAAGTTAGATATTACTGTTTTTGAAGAAAAAGATGAAGTAGTTGTAAAATTCTGTGATAATGCAGGTGGAATTAAAGAAGATATTATTGACAATATATTTGAACCTTTTGTAAGTTCGAAAACTCATAGTGGAATGGGAGTTGGATTAAATATTGCAAAAAAAATTATTGATGAGCAAGAAGGAAAAATCTTAGCATATAATAGTCTAAATGGAGCAATTTTTGAAATTAGATTGAAATCACAAGAATAA
- a CDS encoding methyl-accepting chemotaxis protein, whose product MNNGSIAKKIITRIIIAAVIIIAIVLAVSFYILLGIKQDNEISTKDHFQMLVKERITAKMDVGISNAVSLSKNSDIIQALKTNNRALAIQALNEISKAMKNGTSFQNIKVHIHDKNINSFLRNWKPEKYGDNLSSFRNTILEVAKTKKPLSAIEVGRAGLVLRGLAPIFDESNNYIGSLEFIQGFNSVVKNFKKDNEFFVVLMNEKLKRGNSLTEQNKIQNYYISQNSIDETFKNNLSSISFDKLLSAGYSSDKHFFYASFPIKDFKGQEIGLYIAADHSKNVDSNFIESVKLILFMIAMMIVLTALFVITIIVLFKKTVTNGLLKFKNSFSHFIDFVSFKTNVFKRPAVYTNDEIAQMLNMLNSAADIFDKKLKEDMKVIGEIVMTTDKVEQGIYKCRINSSSENPMIVTLKNTINKMLDENEKNMNQLVTTLNHYANDDYRDKVNISPKLQDKMLEVMESINKLGEELSQSAKMNLTNGEKLEENSSIMTQSMNNLAAKANEQAASLEQTAAAVEEITSITRSNAENAVKMAKLGQTVKSSVSTGENLANKTASSMDEINEKVSSINEAITVIDQIAFQTNILSLNAAVEAATAGEAGKGFAVVAQEVRNLANRSSEAAKEIKELVEDANLKANDGKKISDEMIVGYKDLNNHITETITIIENVSSASKEQMTGIEQINDAVTMLDKVTQENASEANQVRTIANDVSKMANELVNDAKNKQFN is encoded by the coding sequence ATGAATAACGGTTCTATTGCAAAAAAGATAATTACAAGGATAATAATAGCAGCAGTTATAATAATTGCTATTGTATTAGCAGTGTCCTTTTATATTCTTCTGGGAATTAAACAAGATAATGAAATAAGTACAAAAGACCACTTCCAAATGCTTGTTAAAGAAAGAATAACAGCAAAAATGGATGTTGGAATCTCAAATGCAGTTTCACTTTCAAAGAATAGTGATATTATTCAAGCACTAAAAACAAATAATAGAGCTTTAGCAATTCAAGCACTTAATGAAATATCAAAAGCTATGAAAAATGGAACTAGTTTTCAAAATATAAAAGTACATATACATGATAAAAATATAAATTCTTTCTTACGAAACTGGAAACCAGAAAAATATGGGGATAACTTAAGCTCTTTTAGAAATACAATTTTAGAAGTAGCCAAAACTAAAAAACCTTTATCTGCAATTGAAGTTGGAAGAGCTGGTTTAGTTCTAAGAGGTTTAGCTCCTATCTTTGATGAATCAAATAATTATATTGGTTCTTTAGAATTTATACAAGGGTTTAACTCTGTGGTTAAAAACTTTAAAAAAGATAATGAATTTTTTGTTGTTTTAATGAATGAAAAACTAAAAAGAGGAAACTCTTTAACTGAACAAAATAAAATACAAAACTATTATATTTCTCAAAATAGTATTGATGAAACTTTTAAAAACAATTTGTCCTCTATATCTTTTGATAAACTCTTAAGTGCAGGCTACTCTTCAGATAAGCATTTTTTTTATGCAAGCTTCCCTATAAAAGATTTTAAAGGTCAGGAGATAGGTCTATATATTGCAGCAGATCATAGTAAAAATGTAGATAGTAATTTTATAGAATCAGTAAAATTAATTTTATTTATGATTGCAATGATGATTGTTTTAACTGCATTATTTGTAATTACAATTATTGTTTTATTTAAAAAAACTGTTACAAATGGTTTACTTAAATTTAAAAATTCATTCTCTCACTTTATAGATTTTGTATCTTTTAAAACAAATGTTTTCAAAAGACCAGCTGTTTATACAAATGATGAAATTGCTCAGATGCTAAATATGCTTAATTCAGCAGCAGATATCTTTGATAAAAAATTAAAAGAAGATATGAAAGTAATTGGTGAAATTGTTATGACAACAGATAAAGTAGAACAAGGGATATATAAATGTAGAATAAACTCAAGCTCAGAGAATCCAATGATAGTAACCTTGAAAAATACAATAAATAAGATGCTAGATGAAAATGAGAAGAATATGAATCAACTAGTAACTACCTTAAACCATTATGCAAATGATGATTATAGAGATAAAGTAAATATATCACCAAAATTACAAGATAAGATGTTAGAAGTAATGGAAAGTATAAATAAATTAGGAGAAGAGTTAAGTCAAAGTGCAAAGATGAACTTAACAAATGGAGAGAAGTTAGAAGAGAATTCATCAATAATGACACAATCAATGAATAACCTAGCAGCAAAAGCAAATGAACAAGCAGCAAGCTTAGAACAAACGGCAGCAGCAGTAGAAGAGATAACATCAATAACAAGAAGTAATGCAGAGAATGCAGTAAAAATGGCTAAATTAGGACAAACAGTAAAAAGCTCAGTATCAACAGGAGAGAACTTAGCAAATAAAACAGCAAGCTCAATGGATGAGATAAATGAAAAAGTAAGCTCAATAAATGAAGCAATAACAGTAATAGATCAAATAGCATTCCAAACAAATATACTTTCATTAAATGCAGCAGTAGAAGCAGCAACAGCAGGAGAAGCAGGGAAAGGCTTTGCAGTAGTAGCCCAAGAAGTAAGAAACTTAGCAAATAGAAGTTCAGAAGCAGCAAAAGAGATAAAAGAGTTAGTAGAAGATGCAAACCTAAAAGCAAATGATGGAAAAAAGATATCAGATGAGATGATAGTAGGATATAAAGATTTAAATAATCATATAACAGAGACAATAACAATAATTGAGAATGTATCAAGTGCAAGTAAAGAACAAATGACAGGAATAGAACAAATAAATGATGCAGTAACAATGTTGGATAAAGTAACACAAGAGAATGCAAGTGAAGCGAATCAAGTAAGAACAATAGCAAATGATGTATCCAAGATGGCAAATGAATTAGTAAATGATGCAAAAAATAAGCAGTTTAACTAA
- a CDS encoding nucleotide-binding protein, whose product MIIIPQTKGGVGKSTVAMQVIAPYLFKKHGKRVTYIEIDDENNDSKSFTRTEIVEKRMLGTNKLTELDELILMDDKHEIIVDVGGNKTSSLVLEEIKKVGSFGNIKWIIPLGDGELDGKNAIATMKKIKKIEDNLEENVLFALNRAISMDQEYIEEQFINFFGHKYLDSNSVLCDFVKDPKYFAVKNDKVITMSRYLGSTVWEMAYNNTDFAKKAMQAKELGDIESARKFLFFRRIQTEAKDYVLGTLNKIFFDLDKWLQIKK is encoded by the coding sequence ATGATAATAATTCCACAAACAAAAGGTGGTGTTGGTAAATCTACTGTTGCAATGCAAGTTATTGCTCCTTATTTATTTAAAAAACATGGTAAAAGAGTTACATATATAGAAATTGATGATGAAAATAATGATAGTAAATCTTTTACAAGAACTGAAATTGTTGAAAAAAGAATGCTTGGAACAAATAAGTTAACTGAGTTAGATGAACTTATTTTAATGGATGACAAACATGAAATTATTGTTGATGTTGGTGGAAATAAAACTTCTTCATTAGTTTTAGAAGAGATTAAAAAAGTAGGTTCTTTTGGAAATATTAAATGGATTATTCCTTTAGGTGATGGTGAATTAGATGGCAAAAATGCCATTGCTACTATGAAAAAAATTAAAAAAATTGAAGATAATCTTGAAGAAAATGTTTTATTTGCTTTAAATAGAGCTATTTCTATGGATCAAGAATATATTGAAGAACAATTTATTAATTTTTTTGGACATAAATACTTAGATAGTAACTCAGTATTATGTGATTTTGTAAAAGATCCAAAATATTTTGCAGTTAAAAATGACAAAGTTATTACTATGAGTAGATATTTAGGAAGTACTGTTTGGGAAATGGCTTATAACAATACTGATTTTGCAAAAAAAGCTATGCAAGCAAAAGAATTAGGTGATATTGAGAGTGCTAGAAAGTTTTTATTCTTTAGAAGAATTCAAACAGAAGCAAAAGATTATGTATTGGGAACTTTAAATAAGATTTTCTTTGATTTAGATAAGTGGCTTCAGATTAAAAAATAA
- the xseA gene encoding exodeoxyribonuclease VII large subunit, with translation MNSPISVSTLNTQIKSLLETTFINVSVEGEISNLTYHNSGHIYFSIKDEKSTISCVMFKGNAKYLKFRLEVGQMIIISGTITVYTPRGSYQLMCSKIEPSGQGALALAYEQLKSKLQAKGYFDQERKKKLPLLPKKIALVTSPTGAAIEDMKKVATNRWPLIELILVPTLVQGESSKFDIVDSIKYADSLDVDLIIVGRGGGSIEDLWAFNEEIVADAIHNCSLPIISAVGHETDFLISDFVADIRAATPSNAMEIALPDINENRIYLDTFINDFEKILLNLVKNKEVELKNMYKLFEQNSLESRFNFIKEEIKILKERFHSNFNQKIQNHQSRLNLLKEQLKFNNPKNKYKNGYAQITINNKLINLEELKPKDKILLQTPKTIALCTVEELKKQ, from the coding sequence TTGAATTCTCCTATTTCTGTATCTACTTTAAATACCCAAATAAAATCTTTACTGGAAACAACTTTTATAAATGTAAGTGTTGAAGGTGAAATTTCAAACTTAACATACCACAACTCTGGACATATCTATTTTTCAATAAAAGATGAAAAATCAACAATCTCTTGTGTTATGTTTAAAGGTAATGCAAAATATTTGAAGTTTAGGCTTGAAGTAGGGCAAATGATAATTATCTCTGGAACAATTACTGTTTATACTCCAAGGGGAAGTTATCAACTTATGTGTTCTAAAATTGAGCCTTCAGGACAAGGAGCATTAGCATTAGCTTATGAGCAGTTAAAATCAAAACTTCAAGCTAAAGGATACTTTGATCAAGAAAGAAAAAAGAAACTACCTTTACTTCCTAAAAAAATTGCCCTTGTAACTTCTCCTACAGGTGCTGCAATTGAAGATATGAAAAAAGTGGCAACTAATAGATGGCCGCTTATAGAATTAATACTTGTACCAACTTTAGTTCAAGGGGAGTCTTCTAAATTTGATATTGTTGATTCAATAAAATATGCTGACTCATTAGATGTAGATTTAATTATTGTAGGAAGGGGTGGGGGAAGTATTGAAGACCTTTGGGCTTTTAATGAAGAGATAGTTGCTGATGCTATTCATAATTGTAGCTTACCAATTATCTCAGCAGTAGGTCATGAAACAGACTTTTTGATTTCAGACTTTGTTGCAGATATAAGAGCAGCAACTCCATCAAATGCCATGGAAATAGCACTTCCTGATATTAATGAGAATAGAATTTATCTAGATACTTTTATAAATGATTTTGAAAAGATTTTGCTTAATCTAGTTAAAAATAAAGAAGTTGAATTAAAAAATATGTATAAATTGTTTGAACAAAACTCTTTAGAATCAAGATTTAATTTTATAAAAGAAGAAATTAAAATATTAAAAGAGAGATTTCATTCAAATTTTAATCAAAAAATACAAAATCATCAAAGTAGATTGAATTTACTAAAAGAGCAGTTAAAATTTAATAATCCTAAAAATAAATATAAAAATGGTTATGCTCAAATTACAATAAATAATAAGCTTATAAATTTAGAAGAGCTTAAGCCAAAAGATAAAATTTTATTACAAACCCCCAAAACAATTGCCTTATGTACAGTAGAAGAATTAAAAAAACAATAA
- a CDS encoding chemotaxis protein CheW: MENNMMNNESEEILNNANVSEYMTFELGKMKYAIELPKIREILTYPELITTLPNTKEWVKGLINLRGEVVPILDIRIKFHTGEVVYNDSTAVIAVITEDKRMIGLVVDKVDDVQKIDISSLAPVSDMGSAIPSKYLKGFVRLDNNQMLVIMDVESVVNKKELV; this comes from the coding sequence ATGGAAAATAATATGATGAATAATGAGAGTGAAGAAATTTTAAATAATGCAAATGTAAGTGAATATATGACATTCGAGCTAGGAAAAATGAAGTATGCAATTGAGTTACCAAAGATTAGAGAGATACTAACTTACCCTGAATTGATAACAACTCTACCAAATACTAAAGAGTGGGTAAAAGGTTTAATTAATCTAAGAGGTGAAGTTGTTCCTATTTTAGATATTAGAATAAAGTTTCATACGGGGGAAGTAGTTTATAATGATAGTACGGCAGTTATTGCTGTAATTACAGAAGATAAAAGAATGATAGGTTTAGTAGTAGATAAAGTTGATGATGTACAAAAAATTGATATATCATCTTTAGCTCCTGTATCAGATATGGGTTCTGCAATACCTTCAAAGTATTTAAAAGGTTTTGTTAGACTAGACAATAATCAAATGTTAGTAATTATGGATGTAGAATCAGTAGTGAATAAAAAAGAATTAGTATAA
- the ubiE gene encoding bifunctional demethylmenaquinone methyltransferase/2-methoxy-6-polyprenyl-1,4-benzoquinol methylase UbiE: MDKQEKIVSMFNDIAGRYDIANRILSMGIDKSWRNKACNKALSLYNKERIEKIVDVACGTGDMIDFWKTIANKNGIELKNIVGVDPSVGMMDVAKQKFPEVEFIEAGAAQMPLDSNSADIISISYGIRNVVQRQEAFDEFARVLKKDGLVVISEFTKQEKTNILDHLTDFYMNKVLPTIGGIISKNKEAYRYLPDSIDEFLTSDNLCKELRQAGLEPIHVKSFSMKISTLIIARKI, translated from the coding sequence ATGGATAAACAAGAAAAAATTGTATCAATGTTTAATGATATTGCTGGAAGATATGATATAGCAAATAGAATTTTAAGTATGGGAATTGATAAGTCTTGGAGAAACAAGGCTTGTAACAAAGCATTAAGTTTATATAACAAAGAAAGAATAGAAAAAATTGTTGATGTTGCTTGTGGTACAGGTGATATGATTGATTTTTGGAAAACAATTGCAAACAAAAATGGTATTGAACTAAAAAATATTGTTGGTGTAGACCCTAGTGTTGGAATGATGGATGTGGCAAAACAGAAATTTCCAGAAGTTGAGTTTATAGAAGCAGGGGCTGCTCAAATGCCACTTGATAGTAATAGTGCTGATATTATCTCTATTTCTTATGGAATTAGAAATGTAGTTCAAAGACAAGAGGCTTTTGATGAGTTTGCAAGAGTACTTAAAAAAGATGGATTAGTAGTTATTTCAGAGTTTACAAAACAAGAAAAAACTAATATCTTAGACCACTTAACAGACTTTTATATGAATAAAGTTTTACCAACAATTGGTGGAATTATTTCAAAAAATAAAGAAGCTTATAGATATTTACCTGACTCAATTGATGAGTTTTTAACAAGTGATAATTTATGTAAAGAGTTAAGACAAGCTGGACTTGAGCCAATCCATGTAAAATCTTTCTCTATGAAAATCTCTACTCTTATTATTGCAAGAAAAATTTAA